The proteins below are encoded in one region of Primulina huaijiensis isolate GDHJ02 unplaced genomic scaffold, ASM1229523v2 scaffold43111, whole genome shotgun sequence:
- the LOC140969942 gene encoding RNA pseudouridine synthase 6, chloroplastic: MVFGAGVSPAVSSVFTCNVFSSVSLASYRLARFITPIDLALTQTTCRSCFNNARYYQKFNAGPRSLSCASTTFSDENSTSSVSISENSYPTYTRLFPCPSHNGPPRVEHLVVLEEGPVQEYISKTLNLQPMFVSDLILFGAVHYALVCPNPPPSATFEQMKLFREFTDLVVLGKRASIKGKTVREAQKTRRITRSDEFLEIGTYLRVHVHPKRFPRCYEIDWRSRIIVVSEYFVVLDKPAGTSVGGTTDNIEESCVTFATRALGLESPLITTHQIDNCTEGCVVLARTKEFCSVFHAKIRERKVKKLYLALAAAPVPIGVITHYMRPVNIAPRLISGDFIDGWHLCQLEVLECRKVPWPNNMIEENNGIEDCGWPAKIFAYECKINLLTGRTHQIRAQLAACGAPLVGDSMYMPAAISEANCPGLDPFGMNKKAYTTDNDKALAVDTWIAHHGKEPNSSIGLQACQISWDGEEHHYEAGSPWWK, from the exons ATGGTATTTGGCGCCGGCGTCAGCCCCGCCGTATCGTCAGTGTTCACATGTAATGTTTTCTCTTCCGTTTCATTGGCGTCCTATCGCTTGGCGAGATTCATCACTCCTATCGACCTAGCGCTCACGCAAACTACCTGCCGATCCTGTTTCAATAATGCTCGATATTACCAGAAGTTCAATGCTGGACCAAGAAGCCTAAGTTGTGCATCTACCACGTTTTCGGATGAAAATTCAACTTCTTCAGTTTCAATCTCTGAAAATAG CTACCCTACTTATACCCGTCTTTTCCCCTGCCCCTCCCACAATGGGCCACCGAGGGTGGAACACTTGGTTGTTTTAGAAGAAGGACCTGTTCAAGAATATATTAGCAAGACTTTGAATCTTCAACCGAT GTTTGTTTCAGATCTCATTCTTTTTGGAGCTGTGCATTATGCTCTTGTATGCCCAAACCCACCTCCAAGCGCAACATTTGAGCAAATGAAACTTTTTAGAGAATTTACTGATCTAGTTGTTCTAGGAAAAAGAGCATCTATTAAAGGGAAAACAGTACGAGAAGCACAAAAAACACGTCGGATAACTCGCAGCGACGAATTTCTTGAAATCGGTACTTATTTAAGGGTGCACGTACATCCAAAGCGCTTTCCTAG GTGTTATGAAATCGATTGGAGATCTCGAATTATCGTTGTGAGTGAATATTTTGTTGTTTTGGACAAACCTGCGGGTACATCG GTCGGAGGAACCACGGATAATATTGAAGAGAGTTGTGTGACATTTGCTACTCGTGCCTTAGGATTAGAATCTCCGTTGATCACTACCCACCAGATTGATAACTGCACTGAGGGCTG TGTAGTGTTAGCGAGAACAAAAGAGTTCTGCTCGGTTTTCCATGCTAAAATAAGG GAGAGAAAGGTCAAGAAGCTTTATCTTGCGCTTGCCGCTGCTCCTGTGCCCATTGGAGTAATAACTCACTACATGCGGCCAGTTAATATTGCACCTCGGCTTATTTCTGGAG ATTTCATCGATGGCTGGCACTTGTGCCAACTTGAGGTCCTAGAATGCAGGAAGGTTCCCTGGCCAAATAATATGATCGAGGAGAATAATGGCATTGAGGATTGTGGATGGCCTGCTAAAATTTTTGCATATGAATGTAAAATTAACCTTCTGACAGGTCGCACGCATCAG ATACGGGCACAATTAGCTGCTTGTGGGGCTCCTCTTGTGGGTGACTCAATGTATATGCCAGCCGCAATTTCAGAGGCTAACTGTCCTGGACTTGATCCTTTTGGCATGAACAAGAAAGCATACACCACTGATAATGATAAAGCTCTAGCTGTTGACACATGGATTGCACACCATGGAAAGGAACCTAACAGTTCGATTGGTCTTCAAGCATGTCAGATTTCATGGGATGGGGAAGAACATCATTATGAGGCAGGATCGCCATGGTGGAAGTAG